One segment of Carya illinoinensis cultivar Pawnee chromosome 1, C.illinoinensisPawnee_v1, whole genome shotgun sequence DNA contains the following:
- the LOC122313482 gene encoding protein STRUBBELIG-RECEPTOR FAMILY 5-like isoform X1 translates to MHQKNIVSLWFVFFGVLTSPVHSKTKSPDVSALNVMYSSLNSPSQLSGWKSSGGDPCGDSWEGIKCSGSSVTEINLAGLGLTGSMGYQLSSLTSVTHFDLSDNNLKGEIPYQLPPNVAHIDLSRNGFSGGVPYSISQMTDLEYLNLGHNQLNNQLSDMFGKLSKLKELDLSYNSLSGNLPQSFQSLSSLKKLNLENNQFSGPINVLANLPLKDLNVENNQFTGWIPEELKDIDSGTGGNSWSSGPAPPPPPGAKHHANQHSTKNDDGKSVKSGVTIAGIALGVLAAIGILIALFSRRKSPPPSHFLDEERISQRRSFTPLASRELSQDFHTGIRKDFKDNSRSLDSSASIDIKSLQNSPSSCPKRASSDFKQSYDDNEFANRLNSKRSTSVRAISYSLADLQLATGNFATGRLLGQGSIGRIYRAKYADGKVLAVKKIDSSLFQGGRVEEFLQIVSNISRLHHPNIAELIGHCSEQGHNMLVYEYFRNGSLHEFLHMSDDYSKPLTWNTRIRIALGTARAVEYLHEVCSPSSVHKNIKSSNILFDAELNPHLSDCGLATFHQRTSQNLGVGYNAPECTKPSAYTVKSDVYSFGVVMLELLTGRMPLDSSKPKPEQCLVRWATPQLHDIDALGKMVDPALRGLYPPKSLSRFADIIALCVQLEPEFRPPMSEVVQSLMRLVQRSSFNYRDDFGGSRRMDDHDY, encoded by the exons ATGCACCAGAAAAACATTGTTAGTTTGTGGTTTGTTTTCTTTGGGGTCCTGACCTCTCCGGTTCATTCCAAGACAAAATCCCCGGATG TCTCTGCCCTCAACGTGATGTATAGCAGCTTAAATTCTCCTTCACAACTGAGTGGCTGGAAATCGAGTGGGGGTGACCCTTGTGGTGACTCCTGGGAAGGGATCAAATGTTCAGGCTCATCTGTAACTGAAAT AAACTTAGCTGGCCTTGGACTCACCGGATCAATGGGATATCAGCTATCAAGCTTGACATCTGTCACTCACTT CGATTTAAGTGACAACAACCTCAAGGGTGAGATACCATATCAGCTCCCTCCTAACGTAGCTCACAT AGATCTTTCTCGTAATGGCTTCAGTGGTGGTGTACCATATTCGATTTCTCAGATGACTGATCTTGAATACCT AAATCTTGGTCATAATCAGCTGAATAACCAGTTGAGTGACATGTTTGGAAAACTTTCAAAGCTGAAAGAGCT GGATCTTTCCTACAACTCACTGTCAGGCAATTTGCCTCAAAGTTTTCAATCACTCTCGAGcctcaaaaaatt GAATTTGGAAAATAATCAATTCAGTGGTCCAATTAATGTCTTAGCCAATCTTCCCCTCAAGGATTT GAATGTTGAAAACAACCAGTTTACTGGCTGGATTCCTGAGGAACTCAAGGATATAGACTCAGG AACTGGAGGCAATTCCTGGTCATCTGGGCCTGCTCCTCCACCTCCCCCTGGTGCAAAACATCATGCTAATCAACACTCAACAAAAAATGATGATGGGAAATCTGTCAAGAGTGGAGTGACAATTGCTGGAATAGCTTTGGGCGTACTGGCAGCAATCGGGATTCTAATTGCTCTAttttcaagaagaaaatcccCTCCTCCTTCTCATTTCCTTGATGAAGAGAGGATTAGCCAGCGTAGATCCTTTACCCCCCTTGCATCTCGGGAATTATCACAGGACTTTCATACAGGAATACGCAAAGACTTCAAAG ATAATAGCAGATCATTGGATTCATCTGCTTCAATCGATATAAAGTCCTTGCAGAATTCTCCATCAAGCTGTCCTAAGCGTGCATCTTCCGATTTTAAGCAATCTTATGATGACAATGAGTTTGCAAACCGTCTAAATTCAAAACGAAGCACCTCCGTTCGAGCTATCTCTTACTCTTTGGCAGATTTACAGCTCGCTACTGGTAATTTTGCGACAGGCCGGCTTCTTGGTCAGGGGTCTATTGGGCGCATTTATCGGGCTAAATATGCTGATGGGAAG GTTTTAGCTGTGAAAAAGATTGACTCCTCACTTTTCCAAGGAGGACGAGTGGAAGAATTTCTTCAAATTGTGTCAAACATCTCCAGGCTTCACCATCCAAATATTGCCGAGCTTATTGGTCACTGTTCAGAACAGGGGCATAACATGTTAGTTTATGAGTATTTCAGGAATGGCTCACTTCATGAGTTCTTACACATGTCAGATGACTACAGCAAACCACTAACTTGGAACACAAGAATAAGAATCGCATTGGGCACAGCCCGAGCTGTCGA GTACCTCCATGAGGTCTGTTCTCCATCATCTGTTCATAAGAACATTAAGTCATCTAATATTTTGTTCGATGCTGAACTCAATCCCCATCTCTCTGACTGTGGTTTGGCAACCTTTCATCAG CGTACTAGCCAAAACCTCGGGGTAGGATATAATGCTCCAGAGTGCACAAAACCTTCAGCCTACACAGTGAAAAGTGATGTTTACAGTTTTGGGGTGGTCATGTTGGAATTATTGACAGGGCGGATGCCCTTGGACAG TTCAAAACCAAAACCCGAGCAATGCCTTGTACGATGGGCCACTCCACAGCTTCACGACATTGATGCATTGGGAAAAATGGTTGACCCAGCCCTGCGTGGACTGTACCCTCCCAAGTCACTCTCCAGATTTGCTGATATTATTGCCCTCTGTGTTCAG TTGGAGCCCGAATTTCGGCCACCCATGTCGGAGGTGGTGCAGTCATTGATGCGGTTAGTCCAGCGGTCAAGTTTTAACTATAGAGATGACTTTGGGGGTTCTCGTCGGATGGATGACCATGACTATTAA
- the LOC122313482 gene encoding protein STRUBBELIG-RECEPTOR FAMILY 5-like isoform X2: MTDLEYLNLGHNQLNNQLSDMFGKLSKLKELDLSYNSLSGNLPQSFQSLSSLKKLNLENNQFSGPINVLANLPLKDLNVENNQFTGWIPEELKDIDSGTGGNSWSSGPAPPPPPGAKHHANQHSTKNDDGKSVKSGVTIAGIALGVLAAIGILIALFSRRKSPPPSHFLDEERISQRRSFTPLASRELSQDFHTGIRKDFKDNSRSLDSSASIDIKSLQNSPSSCPKRASSDFKQSYDDNEFANRLNSKRSTSVRAISYSLADLQLATGNFATGRLLGQGSIGRIYRAKYADGKVLAVKKIDSSLFQGGRVEEFLQIVSNISRLHHPNIAELIGHCSEQGHNMLVYEYFRNGSLHEFLHMSDDYSKPLTWNTRIRIALGTARAVEYLHEVCSPSSVHKNIKSSNILFDAELNPHLSDCGLATFHQRTSQNLGVGYNAPECTKPSAYTVKSDVYSFGVVMLELLTGRMPLDSSKPKPEQCLVRWATPQLHDIDALGKMVDPALRGLYPPKSLSRFADIIALCVQLEPEFRPPMSEVVQSLMRLVQRSSFNYRDDFGGSRRMDDHDY, from the exons ATGACTGATCTTGAATACCT AAATCTTGGTCATAATCAGCTGAATAACCAGTTGAGTGACATGTTTGGAAAACTTTCAAAGCTGAAAGAGCT GGATCTTTCCTACAACTCACTGTCAGGCAATTTGCCTCAAAGTTTTCAATCACTCTCGAGcctcaaaaaatt GAATTTGGAAAATAATCAATTCAGTGGTCCAATTAATGTCTTAGCCAATCTTCCCCTCAAGGATTT GAATGTTGAAAACAACCAGTTTACTGGCTGGATTCCTGAGGAACTCAAGGATATAGACTCAGG AACTGGAGGCAATTCCTGGTCATCTGGGCCTGCTCCTCCACCTCCCCCTGGTGCAAAACATCATGCTAATCAACACTCAACAAAAAATGATGATGGGAAATCTGTCAAGAGTGGAGTGACAATTGCTGGAATAGCTTTGGGCGTACTGGCAGCAATCGGGATTCTAATTGCTCTAttttcaagaagaaaatcccCTCCTCCTTCTCATTTCCTTGATGAAGAGAGGATTAGCCAGCGTAGATCCTTTACCCCCCTTGCATCTCGGGAATTATCACAGGACTTTCATACAGGAATACGCAAAGACTTCAAAG ATAATAGCAGATCATTGGATTCATCTGCTTCAATCGATATAAAGTCCTTGCAGAATTCTCCATCAAGCTGTCCTAAGCGTGCATCTTCCGATTTTAAGCAATCTTATGATGACAATGAGTTTGCAAACCGTCTAAATTCAAAACGAAGCACCTCCGTTCGAGCTATCTCTTACTCTTTGGCAGATTTACAGCTCGCTACTGGTAATTTTGCGACAGGCCGGCTTCTTGGTCAGGGGTCTATTGGGCGCATTTATCGGGCTAAATATGCTGATGGGAAG GTTTTAGCTGTGAAAAAGATTGACTCCTCACTTTTCCAAGGAGGACGAGTGGAAGAATTTCTTCAAATTGTGTCAAACATCTCCAGGCTTCACCATCCAAATATTGCCGAGCTTATTGGTCACTGTTCAGAACAGGGGCATAACATGTTAGTTTATGAGTATTTCAGGAATGGCTCACTTCATGAGTTCTTACACATGTCAGATGACTACAGCAAACCACTAACTTGGAACACAAGAATAAGAATCGCATTGGGCACAGCCCGAGCTGTCGA GTACCTCCATGAGGTCTGTTCTCCATCATCTGTTCATAAGAACATTAAGTCATCTAATATTTTGTTCGATGCTGAACTCAATCCCCATCTCTCTGACTGTGGTTTGGCAACCTTTCATCAG CGTACTAGCCAAAACCTCGGGGTAGGATATAATGCTCCAGAGTGCACAAAACCTTCAGCCTACACAGTGAAAAGTGATGTTTACAGTTTTGGGGTGGTCATGTTGGAATTATTGACAGGGCGGATGCCCTTGGACAG TTCAAAACCAAAACCCGAGCAATGCCTTGTACGATGGGCCACTCCACAGCTTCACGACATTGATGCATTGGGAAAAATGGTTGACCCAGCCCTGCGTGGACTGTACCCTCCCAAGTCACTCTCCAGATTTGCTGATATTATTGCCCTCTGTGTTCAG TTGGAGCCCGAATTTCGGCCACCCATGTCGGAGGTGGTGCAGTCATTGATGCGGTTAGTCCAGCGGTCAAGTTTTAACTATAGAGATGACTTTGGGGGTTCTCGTCGGATGGATGACCATGACTATTAA